A stretch of the Salvelinus fontinalis isolate EN_2023a chromosome 22, ASM2944872v1, whole genome shotgun sequence genome encodes the following:
- the LOC129819851 gene encoding growth factor receptor-bound protein 10-like isoform X3, translating to MPSCSPDCCLFQAVEIIKVYSEDGAGKVVEVPADMRARDVCQLLVYKSHCLDDNSWSLVEHHPLLGLERCLEDHELVVQVQASMTSDSKFLFRKNYAKYEFFRNPLNFFPEQMVAWCQVSNGSIPQSQLLQNFLNSSSCPEVQGFLYLKESGRKSWKRLSMFLRRSGLYYSTKGSSKEPRHLQLLSDLEDSSVFTVTTGRKLHNAPTDYQFCIKPGKVRSECKELRMLCAEDEQSRSCWMTAFRLLKYGILLYQNYKTPQQRKSPVSHFSTPVRSVSENSLVAMDFSGRTGRVIENPLEAQSAAVEEGQTWRKRGHRMNALGSPSLLHPSSLSSVIHRTQLWFHGRIIREESHKMIMQQGQVDGLFLLRDSQSNPKAFVLTLCHHQKIRHFQILPCEEEGQMLFSLDDGSTKFTDLIHLVEFYQLNRGVLPCKLKHPCTAVAL from the exons atcaTCAAGGTGTACAGTGAGGATGGAGCAGGGAAGGTGGTGGAGGTGCCGGCTGATATGAGGGCCAGAGACGTGTGTCAGCTCCTGGTCTATAAGAGCCACTGTCTGGACGACAACAGCTGGAGCCTGGTGGAGCATCACCCACTACTGGGCctcg AGCGCTGTCTGGAGGACCATGAGTTGGTGGTTCAGGTTCAAGCCTCTATGACCAGCGACAGTAAATTCCTCTTCAGGAAGAACTATGCCAAGTATGAATTTTTCAGGAACCCCCTG aACTTCTTTCCGGAGCAGATGGTGGCATGGTGTCAGGTATCTAACGGCTCCATCCCCCAGTCACAGCTCTTACAG AACTTCCTGAACTCCAGCAGCTGTCCGGAGGTGCAGGGGTTCCTCTATCTGAAGGAGTCTGGCAGGAAGTCCTGGAAGAGACTCTCCATGTTCCTCAGACGCTCTGGACTATACTACTCCACTAAAGGATCCTCCAAG gAGCCCAGACACCTCCAGTTGTTGTCAGACCTGGAGGACAGTAGCGTGTTCACAGTGACCACAGGGAGGAAGCTGCACAACGCCCCCACTGATTACCAGTTCTGTATCAAG CCCGGTAAGGTGAGGAGTGAGTGTAAGGAGCTGAGGATGCTGTGCGCCGAAGATGAACAGAGCAGATCCTGCTGGATGACTGCCTTCAGACTGttaaag TATGGGATATTACTGTATCAGAACTACAAGACTCCCCAGCAGCGGAAGTCTCCTGTCTCACACTTCTCTACTCCTGTG agGAGTGTTTCTGAGAACTCTCTGGTGGCCATGGACTTCTCTGGCAGGACGGGACGCGTCATAGAGAACCCTCTGGAAGCACAGAGCGCCGCGGTGGAGGAGGGACAGACgtggagg AAACGGGGTCACCGTATGAATGCTCTGGGCAGCCCCAGCCTCCTCCACCCATCTTCTCTCAGCTCAG TGATCCACAGAACACAGCTATGGTTCCATGGTCGCATCATTAGAGAAGAGTCGCACAAGATGATCATGCAACAAGGACAAGTAGACGG gTTGTTCCTGCTGAGAGACAGTCAAAGTAACCCCAAGGCGTTTGTCCTGACCTTGTGCCACCACCAGAAGATCAGACACTTCCAGATCCTACCG tgtGAAGAGGAAGGTCAGATGTTGTTCAGTTTGGATGATGGCTCCACCAAGTTCACAGACCTGATCCACCTGGTGGAGTTCTACCAGCTCAACAGAGGGGTGCTGCCCTGCAAGCTCAAACACCCCTGTACCGCCGTGGCCTTGTGA